A section of the Streptomyces xinghaiensis S187 genome encodes:
- a CDS encoding carbohydrate kinase family protein: MRIAVTGSIATDHLMTFPGRFADQLVADQLHTVSLSFLVDALDVRRGGVGANISFGMGQLGVRPVLVGAAGPDFDEYRAWLERHGVDTGSVRISEMLHTARFVCTTDTDHNQIGSFYTGAMSEARLIELKSVADRVGGLDLVLIGANDPEAMLRHTEECRTRNIPFAADFSQQIARMTGEDIRILLDGATYLFANEYEKGLIESKTGWTSEEILGRVGTRVTTLGANGVRIERSGEEPIEVGTAEEEAKADPTGVGDAFRAGFLAGVAWGVGLERAAQIGCMLATLVIETVGTQEYELRRAHFMDRFTKAYGHEAAAEVRAHLA, encoded by the coding sequence GTGCGTATCGCTGTCACCGGCTCCATCGCCACCGACCATCTGATGACCTTCCCCGGCCGCTTCGCCGACCAGCTCGTCGCCGACCAGCTCCACACGGTCTCGCTCTCCTTCCTGGTCGACGCCCTGGACGTGCGGCGCGGCGGAGTCGGCGCCAACATCTCCTTCGGCATGGGGCAGCTCGGCGTCCGCCCCGTCCTGGTCGGCGCCGCCGGACCGGACTTCGACGAGTACCGCGCCTGGCTGGAGCGGCACGGCGTGGACACCGGCTCGGTGCGGATCTCCGAGATGCTGCACACCGCCCGCTTCGTCTGCACCACGGACACCGACCACAACCAGATCGGCTCCTTCTACACGGGCGCGATGAGCGAGGCCCGCCTGATCGAGCTGAAGTCGGTCGCCGACCGGGTCGGGGGGCTGGACCTCGTCCTCATCGGCGCGAACGACCCGGAGGCGATGCTCCGCCACACCGAGGAGTGCCGGACCCGGAACATCCCCTTCGCCGCCGACTTCTCCCAGCAGATCGCCCGGATGACCGGCGAGGACATCCGGATACTGCTCGACGGCGCCACCTATCTCTTCGCCAACGAGTACGAGAAGGGGCTCATCGAGTCCAAGACCGGCTGGACCTCCGAGGAGATCCTGGGCCGGGTCGGCACCCGTGTCACCACCCTCGGGGCCAACGGCGTGCGGATCGAGCGGAGCGGGGAGGAGCCGATCGAGGTCGGCACCGCCGAGGAGGAGGCCAAGGCCGACCCGACCGGCGTCGGCGACGCCTTCCGCGCCGGCTTCCTGGCGGGCGTCGCCTGGGGCGTCGGTCTGGAGCGCGCCGCCCAGATCGGCTGCATGCTGGCGACCCTCGTCATCGAGACCGTCGGCACCCAGGAGTACGAACTGCGCCGCGCCCATTTCATGGACCGCTTCACCAAGGCGTACGGCCACGAGGCCGCGGCCGAGGTCCGGGCCCATCTGGCCTGA
- a CDS encoding cytochrome c oxidase subunit 4, which produces MKIQGHVFLWLSLFFLVVTIVYGLWSREPVGTTALFLSFGLTVMVGFYLAFTARRVDTGAQDNLDADVADDAGELGFFSPHSWQPLSLAIGSALAFMGVIFGWWLLYFSAPILLIGLFGWVFEYYRGENATQ; this is translated from the coding sequence GTGAAGATCCAGGGACACGTCTTCCTCTGGCTGTCGCTCTTCTTCCTGGTCGTGACCATCGTCTACGGCCTCTGGTCGAGGGAGCCGGTCGGCACCACGGCGCTCTTCCTCTCCTTCGGCCTGACCGTCATGGTCGGCTTCTACCTGGCCTTCACGGCCCGCCGCGTGGACACCGGCGCCCAGGACAACCTGGACGCCGATGTCGCGGACGACGCCGGGGAACTGGGCTTCTTCAGCCCGCACAGCTGGCAGCCGCTCTCGCTGGCCATCGGTTCCGCGCTCGCCTTCATGGGCGTCATCTTCGGCTGGTGGCTGCTGTACTTCTCGGCACCGATCCTCCTCATCGGACTCTTCGGCTGGGTGTTCGAGTACTACCGCGGTGAGAACGCCACCCAGTAG
- the nadA gene encoding quinolinate synthase NadA, producing MRAVTTAQPLDVSPTPLALLLLGREADPGSERGVECPGDLPAPSDPDLVARAAAAKAKLGDKVFVLGHHYQRDEVIQFADVTGDSFKLAREAAARPQAEYIVFCGVHFMAESADILTGDAQQVVLPDLAAGCSMADMASAEQVAECWDVLTDAGIAGSTVPVSYMNSSADIKAFTGRNGGTICTSSNARRALDWAFEQGERVLFLPDQHLGRNTAVRDLGLSLDDCVVYNPHKPNGGLTTEELRSAKMILWRGHCSVHGRFSLDSVNEVRERVPGVNVLVHPECRHEVVAAADYVGSTEYIIKTLEAAPAGSKWAIGTELNLVRRLANRFAAEDKQISFLDKTVCFCSTMNRIDLPHLVWALESLADGRVVNRIQVDPETEKYAKVALERMLALP from the coding sequence GTGCGTGCAGTGACCACCGCCCAGCCTCTCGACGTGTCTCCGACACCGCTCGCTCTCCTCCTGCTCGGCCGCGAGGCCGATCCCGGGAGCGAACGCGGTGTGGAATGCCCCGGCGATCTGCCCGCGCCGTCCGACCCGGACCTCGTGGCCCGCGCCGCGGCGGCCAAGGCGAAGCTCGGGGACAAGGTCTTCGTCCTCGGCCACCACTACCAGCGGGACGAGGTCATCCAGTTCGCCGATGTGACCGGTGACTCCTTCAAGCTCGCCCGGGAGGCCGCCGCACGGCCGCAGGCCGAGTACATCGTCTTCTGCGGTGTGCACTTCATGGCCGAGTCCGCGGACATCCTCACCGGCGACGCCCAGCAGGTCGTCCTCCCCGACCTCGCCGCGGGCTGCTCGATGGCCGACATGGCCAGCGCCGAGCAGGTCGCCGAGTGCTGGGACGTGCTGACCGACGCGGGCATAGCCGGCTCGACCGTGCCCGTCTCGTACATGAACTCCTCCGCCGACATCAAGGCCTTCACCGGGCGCAACGGCGGCACGATCTGCACCTCCTCCAACGCCCGGCGTGCACTCGACTGGGCGTTCGAGCAGGGCGAGCGGGTGCTCTTCCTCCCCGACCAGCACCTCGGCCGCAACACCGCCGTACGGGACCTGGGCCTGTCCCTGGACGACTGCGTGGTCTACAACCCGCACAAGCCGAACGGCGGTCTGACCACCGAGGAGCTGCGCTCCGCGAAGATGATCCTGTGGCGCGGGCACTGCTCGGTGCACGGCCGCTTCTCGCTGGACTCGGTCAACGAGGTGCGCGAGCGGGTGCCGGGCGTCAATGTCCTGGTGCACCCGGAGTGCCGCCACGAGGTCGTCGCCGCAGCCGACTACGTCGGGTCGACGGAGTACATCATCAAGACCCTGGAGGCCGCGCCCGCCGGGTCGAAGTGGGCGATCGGCACGGAGCTCAACCTCGTCCGCCGGCTGGCGAACCGTTTCGCCGCCGAGGACAAGCAGATCTCCTTCCTCGACAAGACGGTCTGCTTCTGCTCGACGATGAACCGGATCGATCTGCCGCACCTGGTCTGGGCCCTGGAGTCGCTGGCGGACGGCAGGGTCGTCAACCGCATCCAGGTGGACCCGGAGACGGAGAAGTACGCGAAGGTCGCGCTGGAGCGGATGCTCGCCCTGCCGTAG
- the coxB gene encoding cytochrome c oxidase subunit II: protein MSPNGSDRSSRRPMRRKLPQALAAGLVLVTATGCTYEDFPRLGMPTPITEEAPRILSLWQGSWAAALAVGVLVWGLILWSVIFHRRSRTKVEVPRQTRYNMPIEALYTVVPLIIVSVLFYFTARDESELLKTSKEPDHVINVVGYQWSWGFNYMEDVDGDPATPGALPKEVSSIAEKKLEGVPEGAEGVYDAGTPGDRNPQNGNPGPTLWLPKGESVKFILTSRDVIHSFWVVPFLMKQDVIPGHTNQFQVTPEKEGTYMGKCAELCGVDHARMLFNVKIVSPERYQQHLKDLAEKGQTGYIPAGITQSDAAKNAETNNP from the coding sequence GTGAGTCCCAACGGCTCCGACCGCTCGTCGCGGCGCCCGATGCGGCGGAAGCTGCCGCAGGCGCTTGCCGCGGGCCTGGTCCTGGTGACCGCCACCGGTTGCACATACGAGGACTTCCCCCGCCTCGGAATGCCCACCCCCATCACAGAAGAGGCGCCGCGGATCCTCTCCCTGTGGCAGGGATCCTGGGCCGCCGCGCTCGCCGTGGGCGTGCTCGTCTGGGGCCTGATCCTGTGGAGTGTCATCTTCCACCGGCGTTCCAGGACCAAGGTCGAGGTTCCCCGGCAGACCCGGTACAACATGCCGATCGAGGCCCTCTACACGGTGGTCCCGCTGATCATCGTCTCCGTGCTCTTCTACTTCACCGCGCGTGACGAGAGCGAGCTGCTGAAGACCTCCAAGGAGCCCGACCACGTCATCAACGTGGTGGGCTACCAGTGGAGCTGGGGCTTCAACTACATGGAGGACGTGGACGGCGACCCGGCGACGCCCGGGGCGCTGCCCAAGGAGGTCTCCTCCATCGCGGAGAAGAAGCTGGAAGGCGTCCCCGAGGGCGCCGAGGGCGTCTACGACGCCGGCACCCCCGGCGACCGCAACCCGCAGAACGGCAACCCGGGCCCGACCCTGTGGCTGCCCAAGGGCGAGTCGGTCAAGTTCATCCTGACCTCGCGGGACGTCATCCACTCCTTCTGGGTGGTGCCGTTCCTGATGAAGCAGGACGTCATCCCGGGCCACACCAACCAGTTCCAGGTGACTCCGGAGAAGGAGGGCACCTACATGGGCAAGTGCGCCGAGCTGTGCGGTGTCGACCACGCCCGGATGCTCTTCAATGTGAAGATCGTCTCTCCGGAGCGCTACCAGCAGCACCTGAAGGACCTGGCGGAGAAGGGCCAGACCGGCTACATCCCTGCGGGTATCACCCAGTCTGATGCCGCCAAGAACGCGGAGACGAACAACCCATGA
- a CDS encoding HesB/IscA family protein, whose product MSVQDEKTTASDGILLSDAAASKVKALLEQEGRDDLALRVAVQPGGCSGLRYQLFFDERSLDGDVVKDFDGVKVVTDRMSAPYLGGASIDFVDTIEKQGFTIDNPNASGSCACGDSFS is encoded by the coding sequence ATGTCCGTTCAGGACGAGAAGACCACCGCGAGTGACGGCATCCTCCTGTCCGACGCGGCCGCGAGCAAGGTCAAGGCGCTGCTGGAGCAGGAGGGCCGCGACGACCTCGCGCTGCGGGTCGCGGTGCAGCCCGGGGGCTGTTCCGGTCTCCGCTACCAGCTCTTCTTCGACGAGCGTTCCCTCGACGGCGACGTCGTGAAGGACTTCGACGGGGTCAAGGTCGTCACCGACCGGATGAGCGCCCCCTACCTGGGCGGTGCCTCCATCGACTTCGTCGACACCATCGAGAAGCAGGGCTTCACCATCGACAACCCCAACGCCAGCGGTTCCTGCGCCTGCGGCGACTCGTTCAGCTGA
- a CDS encoding sensor histidine kinase produces MTTLAAGPGLARSQRWLRSHPLAVDAVLAGVLLVLVLVSLAVGHKPYGQPRFWERTPEPSSVVIAVLACSALILRRRMPARVLVCTGALTLLELVTGPGEKGTPVALTAAVALYTVGSRTDRSTTWRAGAVAVVALTTAAALFGPRPWYGQQNLALSAWMGMAAAAGDAVRSRRAFVDAIRERAERAERTREEEARRRVAEERMRIARELHDVVAHHIALVNVQAGVAAHVMDNRPDQAKEALAHVREASRSALNELRTTVGLLRQYGDPEAPTEPAPGLGVLDQLVGGFVRTGLPVEVEVSSTEPRGPWFSRRAEQAAAVTGELPAAVDLTAYRVVQEALTNTHKHAGEGAAALVRIARGAEVLEVSVLDDGAGAAAAAASGAAAPGSTVPGGRPGPQRGPDRGAPHGDPPDPAGGEPAASGPPGGHGLLGMRERVSALGGVCETGPRRGGGFRVHVRLPLTADGMAAADAAAEASADAACRVARRREGAL; encoded by the coding sequence GTGACAACCCTCGCCGCCGGTCCGGGCCTGGCCCGCTCGCAGCGCTGGCTGCGCTCGCACCCCCTCGCGGTCGACGCCGTGCTCGCCGGCGTCCTGCTCGTCCTGGTCCTCGTCAGCCTGGCGGTGGGCCACAAGCCGTACGGGCAGCCCCGGTTCTGGGAGCGCACCCCCGAGCCCTCCAGCGTCGTCATCGCGGTGCTCGCCTGCTCGGCGCTGATCCTGCGCCGCCGGATGCCGGCCCGGGTGCTCGTCTGCACCGGCGCGCTCACTCTGCTCGAACTGGTCACCGGACCGGGCGAGAAGGGCACACCGGTCGCGCTGACCGCGGCCGTCGCCCTCTACACCGTCGGCTCCCGCACCGACCGTTCGACGACCTGGCGGGCCGGGGCCGTGGCCGTCGTCGCGCTCACCACGGCGGCCGCGCTGTTCGGCCCGCGCCCCTGGTACGGGCAGCAGAACCTGGCCCTCTCCGCCTGGATGGGCATGGCCGCGGCCGCCGGTGACGCCGTCCGCAGCCGCCGCGCGTTCGTCGACGCCATCCGGGAGCGCGCCGAACGGGCCGAGCGGACCCGCGAGGAGGAGGCCCGCCGCCGGGTGGCCGAGGAGCGCATGCGGATCGCCCGCGAGCTGCACGACGTGGTCGCCCATCACATCGCCCTGGTCAATGTGCAGGCGGGGGTCGCCGCGCACGTCATGGACAACCGCCCCGACCAGGCCAAGGAGGCGCTGGCCCATGTGCGGGAGGCGAGCCGCTCGGCGCTGAACGAGCTGCGCACCACCGTCGGCCTGCTCCGGCAGTACGGCGACCCGGAGGCGCCGACCGAGCCCGCGCCCGGCCTGGGCGTGCTGGACCAGCTCGTCGGCGGCTTCGTCCGGACGGGGCTGCCGGTGGAGGTGGAGGTCTCCTCCACCGAGCCGCGCGGCCCCTGGTTCAGCCGCCGCGCGGAGCAGGCCGCGGCCGTGACCGGGGAACTGCCCGCGGCGGTGGACCTCACGGCGTACCGGGTGGTGCAGGAGGCGCTGACCAATACGCACAAGCACGCGGGGGAGGGCGCCGCCGCCCTGGTCCGGATAGCGCGGGGCGCGGAGGTCCTGGAGGTCAGCGTCCTCGACGACGGGGCGGGCGCCGCCGCTGCCGCGGCATCCGGCGCCGCGGCCCCCGGCAGTACGGTTCCGGGCGGCCGGCCGGGCCCGCAGCGCGGACCGGACCGCGGCGCGCCGCACGGGGACCCGCCGGACCCGGCGGGCGGGGAGCCCGCCGCCTCCGGTCCCCCCGGCGGTCACGGCCTGCTCGGGATGCGGGAGCGGGTGTCGGCGCTCGGCGGGGTGTGCGAGACGGGCCCGCGCCGCGGGGGCGGCTTCCGGGTCCACGTACGCCTGCCGCTCACCGCCGACGGGATGGCCGCCGCGGACGCCGCGGCGGAGGCGTCCGCCGATGCCGCCTGCCGGGTCGCGCGGCGGAGAGAGGGAGCGTTGTGA
- a CDS encoding cysteine desulfurase/sulfurtransferase TusA family protein, translated as MAYFDSASSVPLHPVARQALLAALDEGWADPARLHREGRRARMLLDAARETAAEAAGCRPDELVFTSSGTRAVYDGMAGALAGRRRAGRHLLVSAVEHSCVLQSAAAHAADGGTVEEAGVDRTGRVDAGRYAGALRADTALACLQSANHEVGTEQPVAEVAEACRGAGVPLLVDAAQSLAWGPVDGGWSLLAASAHKWGGPPGVGLLAVRKGVRFAPRGPADERESGRAPGFPNIPAVLAAAASLRAVRQEAEGEAVRLRALVDRIRARVPEVVPDVEVVGDPVRRLPHLVTFSCLYVDGEALLHGLDRRGFSVSSGSSCTASTLVPSHVLRAMGVLSEGNVRVSLPAGTAAEDVERFLAVLPETVGEVRGRLGAPLPGEEAAGPAGAGRGASGAASVAGPDAASAASPGVPAPERAAADGAGAERAPAERTEPAEGAAPEAAGAEEPALTVDALGRRCPIPVIELAKVIGEVPDGALVAVLADDEAARLDIPAWCAMRDQEYAGERPAERGAVYLVRRRA; from the coding sequence GTGGCCTACTTCGACTCCGCCTCCTCCGTGCCGCTCCACCCCGTCGCCCGGCAGGCCCTGCTCGCCGCGCTCGACGAGGGCTGGGCCGACCCGGCCCGGCTCCACCGCGAGGGCCGGCGCGCCCGGATGCTGCTCGACGCGGCCCGGGAGACCGCCGCCGAGGCGGCCGGCTGCCGGCCCGACGAACTGGTCTTCACCTCCTCCGGCACCCGGGCGGTGTACGACGGGATGGCCGGCGCCCTCGCGGGCCGCCGGCGCGCCGGGCGGCATCTGCTCGTCTCGGCCGTCGAACACTCCTGCGTCCTGCAGTCGGCCGCCGCCCACGCCGCGGACGGCGGCACCGTGGAGGAGGCCGGCGTGGACCGGACCGGCCGGGTGGACGCCGGGCGCTACGCCGGGGCGCTGCGCGCGGACACCGCGCTCGCCTGCCTCCAGTCCGCCAACCATGAGGTGGGCACCGAGCAGCCGGTGGCCGAGGTCGCCGAGGCGTGCCGGGGCGCCGGGGTGCCGCTGCTCGTGGACGCCGCGCAGTCGCTGGCGTGGGGGCCGGTGGACGGCGGCTGGTCGCTGCTGGCGGCGAGCGCCCACAAGTGGGGCGGGCCGCCCGGGGTCGGGCTGCTCGCCGTACGGAAGGGCGTGCGGTTCGCGCCGCGCGGGCCGGCGGACGAGCGGGAGTCGGGCCGCGCCCCCGGCTTCCCGAACATCCCGGCGGTGCTGGCCGCGGCCGCCTCGCTCCGCGCCGTGCGGCAGGAGGCGGAGGGGGAGGCGGTGCGGCTGCGGGCCCTGGTGGACCGGATCCGGGCGCGGGTGCCGGAAGTGGTGCCGGATGTCGAGGTGGTGGGCGATCCGGTGCGGCGGCTGCCGCATCTCGTCACCTTCTCCTGTCTCTACGTCGACGGGGAGGCCCTGCTGCACGGGCTGGACCGGCGGGGCTTCTCGGTCTCCTCCGGCTCCTCCTGCACGGCGAGCACTCTGGTGCCCAGTCATGTGCTGCGCGCCATGGGGGTGCTGTCCGAGGGCAACGTCCGGGTGTCCCTGCCGGCCGGGACCGCCGCGGAGGACGTCGAGCGGTTCCTCGCCGTCCTGCCGGAGACGGTGGGCGAGGTGCGGGGCCGGCTGGGGGCGCCCCTGCCGGGGGAGGAGGCCGCGGGCCCGGCGGGGGCCGGGCGGGGGGCGTCCGGTGCGGCCTCCGTCGCGGGGCCGGACGCCGCGTCCGCCGCCTCCCCCGGCGTTCCGGCGCCGGAGCGGGCCGCGGCGGACGGGGCCGGGGCCGAGCGGGCCCCGGCGGAGCGGACCGAGCCCGCGGAAGGAGCCGCTCCGGAAGCGGCCGGCGCCGAGGAGCCCGCGCTGACCGTGGACGCGCTGGGACGGCGGTGCCCGATCCCGGTGATCGAGCTCGCCAAGGTCATCGGGGAGGTGCCGGACGGCGCGCTGGTCGCCGTCCTGGCCGACGACGAGGCCGCGCGCCTGGACATCCCGGCCTGGTGCGCCATGCGGGACCAGGAGTACGCGGGCGAACGCCCGGCGGAGCGCGGTGCGGTGTATCTGGTGCGCCGCCGGGCGTAG
- a CDS encoding response regulator — MTIRVLLADDQALLRSAFRILVDSEPGMEVVGEASDGAEAVRLAGERRADIVLMDIRMPGTDGLAATRLISADPELSGVRVVMLTTFEVDEYVVESLRAGASGFLGKGAEPGELLAAIRTVAAGESLLSPAATTALIASFLSQGAPPGEPPAGGGDGGDGRDDGTGRLDVLTGREREVLGLVAAGLSNGEIAERLTVSPLTVKTHVNRAMAKLGARDRAQLVVIAYESGLVRPRV, encoded by the coding sequence GTGACCATCCGTGTGCTGCTCGCCGACGACCAGGCCCTGCTGCGCAGCGCCTTCCGGATCCTCGTCGACTCCGAGCCCGGCATGGAGGTCGTGGGCGAGGCGTCCGACGGCGCGGAGGCCGTCCGGCTGGCCGGGGAGCGCCGGGCCGACATCGTGCTCATGGACATCCGGATGCCCGGCACCGACGGGCTCGCCGCCACCCGCCTGATCAGCGCCGATCCGGAGCTGTCCGGGGTGCGCGTGGTGATGCTGACGACGTTCGAGGTGGACGAGTACGTGGTGGAGTCGCTCCGGGCGGGCGCCTCCGGATTCCTCGGCAAGGGCGCGGAACCGGGGGAGCTGCTGGCCGCCATCCGTACCGTCGCGGCGGGGGAGTCGCTGCTGTCGCCGGCGGCGACCACCGCGCTCATCGCCTCCTTCCTCTCCCAGGGCGCGCCCCCCGGCGAACCGCCCGCGGGCGGCGGTGACGGCGGCGACGGGCGGGACGACGGCACCGGCCGGCTGGACGTCCTCACCGGCCGGGAGCGGGAGGTGCTGGGCCTGGTCGCGGCGGGGCTCTCGAACGGCGAGATCGCCGAGCGCCTCACCGTCTCCCCGCTGACCGTGAAGACCCACGTCAACCGGGCGATGGCCAAGCTCGGCGCCCGCGACCGGGCCCAACTGGTCGTGATCGCCTACGAGTCGGGCCTGGTACGGCCGAGGGTGTAG
- the ctaD gene encoding cytochrome c oxidase subunit I, protein MSILNEPQGAAAAATAAAAPPVRVRKPGSVVVDWLTTTDHKKIGTLYLVTSFFFFCVGGVLALVMRAELARPGTQLVSNEQFNQAFTMHGTIMLLMFATPLFAGFANWIMPLQIGSPDVAFPRLNMFAYWLYLFGSLIALGGFLTPQGAADFGWFAYTPLSDAIRSPGVGGDMWIMGLGLGGFGTILGSVNFITTIICMRAPGMTMFRMPIFTWNVLLTALLAIIVFPVLAAAFFALEADRQFGSHIFDAANGGALLWQHLFWFFGHPEVYIIALPFFGIVSEIIPVFSRKPMFGYIGLIGATMAIAGLSVTVWAHHMYVTGGVLLPFFSFMTLLIAVPTGVKFFNWIGTMWKGSLSFETPMLWTVGFLITFVFGGLTGVILASPPLDFHVSDSYFVVAHFHYVVFGTVVFAMFAGFHFWWPKFTGKMLDERLGKITFWTLFVGFHGTFLVQHWLGVEGMPRRYADYLAADGFTALNTVSTIASFLLGLSLLPFFYNVWKTAKYAPKVEVDDPWGYGRSLEWATSCPPPRHNFLSLPRIRSESPAFDLHHPEIAEIDTLEAREAVAGKALAGDKEAAK, encoded by the coding sequence ATGAGCATCCTCAACGAACCCCAGGGTGCCGCTGCCGCAGCGACGGCTGCCGCAGCACCGCCCGTGCGCGTCAGGAAACCCGGGAGCGTCGTGGTCGACTGGCTGACGACCACCGACCACAAGAAGATCGGCACGCTCTACCTGGTCACCTCGTTCTTCTTCTTCTGTGTCGGCGGTGTCCTGGCGCTCGTCATGCGCGCGGAGCTCGCCCGGCCCGGTACGCAGCTGGTCTCGAACGAGCAGTTCAACCAGGCGTTCACGATGCACGGCACGATCATGCTGCTGATGTTCGCGACGCCGCTCTTCGCCGGTTTCGCCAACTGGATCATGCCGCTGCAGATCGGCTCGCCCGACGTGGCGTTCCCGCGGCTGAACATGTTCGCCTACTGGCTGTACCTCTTCGGCTCGCTGATCGCGCTGGGCGGCTTCCTCACCCCGCAGGGCGCCGCGGACTTCGGCTGGTTCGCCTACACCCCGCTGTCCGACGCCATCCGCTCGCCGGGTGTCGGCGGTGACATGTGGATCATGGGCCTCGGACTCGGTGGCTTCGGCACGATCCTCGGTTCGGTCAACTTCATCACCACGATCATCTGCATGCGCGCTCCCGGCATGACGATGTTCCGGATGCCGATCTTCACCTGGAACGTGCTGCTGACGGCACTGCTGGCGATCATCGTCTTCCCGGTGCTGGCCGCCGCGTTCTTCGCCCTGGAGGCGGACCGCCAGTTCGGCTCGCACATCTTCGACGCGGCCAACGGCGGAGCGCTGCTGTGGCAGCACCTCTTCTGGTTCTTCGGCCACCCCGAGGTGTACATCATCGCCCTGCCGTTCTTCGGCATCGTCTCGGAGATCATCCCGGTCTTCAGCCGGAAGCCGATGTTCGGTTACATCGGCCTGATCGGCGCGACGATGGCGATCGCGGGCCTCTCGGTGACCGTCTGGGCGCACCACATGTACGTCACGGGCGGCGTGCTGCTCCCGTTCTTCTCCTTCATGACGCTGCTGATCGCGGTGCCGACCGGTGTGAAGTTCTTCAACTGGATCGGCACCATGTGGAAGGGCAGCCTGAGCTTCGAGACCCCGATGCTCTGGACGGTCGGCTTCCTGATCACCTTCGTGTTCGGTGGCCTCACCGGCGTCATCCTGGCCTCGCCGCCGCTGGACTTCCACGTGTCGGACTCGTACTTCGTGGTGGCGCACTTCCACTACGTGGTCTTCGGCACCGTCGTCTTCGCGATGTTCGCCGGCTTCCACTTCTGGTGGCCGAAGTTCACCGGCAAGATGCTGGACGAGCGGCTCGGCAAGATCACCTTCTGGACGCTGTTCGTGGGCTTCCACGGCACGTTCCTGGTGCAGCACTGGCTGGGCGTGGAGGGTATGCCGCGGCGTTACGCGGACTACCTCGCCGCGGACGGCTTCACCGCGCTGAACACGGTCTCGACGATCGCCTCGTTCCTGCTCGGCCTGTCGCTCCTGCCGTTCTTCTACAACGTCTGGAAGACCGCCAAGTACGCGCCGAAGGTCGAGGTCGACGACCCCTGGGGCTACGGCCGTTCGCTCGAATGGGCGACGTCCTGCCCGCCCCCGCGGCACAACTTCCTCAGCCTGCCGCGGATCCGCTCCGAATCCCCGGCCTTCGACCTGCACCACCCGGAGATCGCCGAGATCGACACACTCGAAGCCCGGGAAGCGGTGGCCGGCAAGGCCCTCGCCGGTGACAAGGAGGCCGCGAAGTGA
- the pspAA gene encoding PspA-associated protein PspAA, translating into MIVRIMGEGQVRLADSHFAELDKLDDELLAEMEGGDEPGFRRTLHALLDAVREFGEPLPDDALEPSELILPSPDATLDEVREMLGDEGLIPS; encoded by the coding sequence GTGATCGTACGGATCATGGGGGAGGGGCAGGTGAGGCTGGCCGACAGCCACTTCGCCGAGCTCGACAAGCTGGACGACGAGCTGCTCGCGGAGATGGAGGGCGGCGACGAACCGGGCTTCCGCCGCACCCTCCACGCACTGCTCGACGCCGTGCGGGAGTTCGGCGAGCCCCTGCCGGACGACGCCCTGGAACCCTCCGAGCTGATCCTTCCGTCGCCCGACGCCACCCTGGACGAGGTCCGGGAGATGCTGGGCGACGAAGGGCTCATCCCGAGCTGA